The nucleotide window TATTCATTGCTTTTGGCGCTTACTATTTTCCGAAGAAGGAACTGCACATCGACCCAGTGTTGGTCATCAGCAGATTTTTGATCTATTGGCTGGTCGCTGATCTTTTTCTGAGATATTTTTTCCAGCAGATGCCGACGCAGAACATCAAACCATTTTTGACGATGAACATCAAGAAAAGTACACTCGTGAATTATATGATCGGCAAAACATTTTCGTCATTCTTCAGTTGGGGTGGACTTTTCATCTACATTCCACTTTTGGTGATCTTGCTTTATAATGGACATTCGGTTCTGGGAAGCTTTGCTTGGATCTTTGCCATTATCATTTTAAGTTTCTGCAGCAATTTCCTTAATATCCTTCTGAATGGAAAAGACGCTGTGGTTTGGATTATCGGAATCATTTTGGTCGTGTTTGCAGGCTTGGATTATTACAAAATCATTTCGCTATCTTCATTTTCGGAATTGATCTTCACTAAGTTTTACCATCATTGGTGGACGATCATTGGTCCAATTTTATTGATGTTGATCGGCTTTTTCATCGTTAAAAAATTCATCAAAGAGAATTTCTATCTGGACAAAGGTTTGGAAATGAAACAGGAAGTAGGGAAGACAGAAAGTATTCAATTTCTCAATAAATACGGCGTTCTCGGAACATTTATTAATAATGACATTAGAATGATCAAACGTAGCAAAGCCGCGAAATCTATTGCCTTGGGAAGTTTCCTGTTTTTGTTCTACGGCTTGCTTCTGTTCAGTTCTCCGACTTACAAAACCGCTTATATGCAGCTGTTTATGGGATTGTTCGTAACAGGTGGATTTCTTTTTATGTTCGGACAAAGAGTGCCATCGTTCGATAGTTCCTATTATCCATTGATGATGACTTTGAATGTGCCCTACAAAGAATATCTGCGTGCCAAATGGTGGCTCATCGTAAGTGCAGTTGCCGTGAGTATGGTTGTTGCGATTGCTTATGCATTTGTGAGTTGGGAATTGTATTTTACATTTCTAGCGGGCGGACTTTACAGTATCGGCGTCAATTCGCAGATCGTCTTGCTCTCAGGAGCGTATAACAAAAATCCGATTGACCTAAATGCAAGAGGAAAATCCATCGGAAAGAAAAACAATTTCAGTTTCAAAAGTATCTTAATGATCTTGCCTCAAATGGTGTTGCCAATGGCGGTTTTCGCGGGAACAAAATATTTATTCGGAACCACAGCAGCTGTAGCCAGTCTCGGTTTTCTTGGATTGATCGGGTTTCTTTTCAGGGAAAAATTCTTCGATTTCATTGTTAAACTTTATAAGAAGGAAAAATATTCCACCATCAAAGCTTTCAAAGGAAATTAAATCTAAACTCTCACCTCTAATATCTAAATAAATGATCACAATAAATAACCTCTCCAAAGTTTACGAAAACAAAAAAGTCCTAAGCATAGAATCCCTGGATTTCCAAAAAGGGCAAACCATTGGTCTCGTCGGGAACAATGGTGCTGGAAAGACGACCTTATTCAGTCTGATCCTTGACTTGATCGAAACCACTTCCGGTTTTGTTGCCATTGACCAGGAAAAAGTCAACGAATCCGAAAACTGGAAAAACAAAGTCGGCGCTTTCATCGATGAAACTTTTCTGATCGGCTACCTGACTCCAGAAGAATATTTCTATTTCCTCGGCGAACTCAGAGGTCAAACCAAGATCCAAGTCGACGAATTCCTGAAAAACTTCAACGATTTCTTTAACGGCGAAATCCTGAATGCCAAAAAATACATCCGAGATCTTTCTAAAGGAAATATGAAGAAAGTCGGGATCATCGGCGCATTGATTGGAACACCTCAGATCATTATCCTCGATGAGCCTTTTGCCAACTTGGATCCATCAACACAGATTAAACTTAAAAATTTAATTAGAGATTGGTCTAAGAATTCAGATTCCACATTCCTGATTTCCAGCCACGATCTGGCGCACACCACAGAAGTTTGCGAAAGGATCGTGGTTATCAACAAAGGCGAATTGGTAAGAGACATCCAAACTTCTCCGGAAACTTTGAGAGATCTGGAGCAATATTTTGCAGACCAGGTTTCTGTTAATTAAGAATGAAAAATTAATCAATAAAATAAAAAAATGCCTCAGAGATCTCTGAGGCATTTTTCTAATATCTAAGGTGTAGCTTCTTATTTCAAGCTTCCAACCATATCTTCTGGTTTCACCCATTCGTCAAATTGTTCGGCAGTCAAAAGGCCAAGATTGACGGCTTCTTCTTTCAGAGTTGTTCCGTTCTTGTGAGCCGTTTTAGCAATTTTTGCTGCGTTTTCGTAACCGATGTGTGTGTTAAGCGCTGTCACCAACATCAAAGATTTGTCAACCAATTCCTTGATTCTCGGTTCGTTCGGCTCGATTCCAACCGCACAATGGTCATTGAATGAGATCATAGCATCTGCCAACAACTGTGCAGATTGCAAGAAATTGTAAGCCATTACTGGTTTGAAAACATTCAATTCGTAATTTCCTTGTGTTCCTGCGAAAGAGATTGTCGTATCGTTTCCAAGAACTTGCGCGCAAACCATTGTAATCGCTTCATTCTGAGTAGGATTTACTTTTCCTGGCATAATAGAAGAACCTGGTTCGTTCTCCGGAATGTGGATCTCGCCAATTCCCGATCTTGGTCCAGAAGCTAAAAGTCTAATGTCCTGAGCAATTTTGTAAAGAGAAACCGCCAACTGCTTCAAAGCACCGTGAGATTCCACGATTCCGTCGTGCGCTGCCAAAGCCTCGAATTTATTCGGGGCCGTTACGAACGGAAGTCCTGTAAAATCCGCAATATATTTAGCCACCAAAACATCATAACCTTTCGGCGTATTCAGTCCGGTTCCAACTGCAGTTCCGCCAAGCGCCAATTCCTTCAAGTGATCCAAAGTGTTGTGGATCGCTTTTTTCGCGTAATCCAGTTGAGCAACATAGCCAGAGAATTCTTGTCCCAGCGTCAATGGCGTCGCATCCATCAAATGCGTTCTTCCGATTTTCACGATGTTCTGGAATTTCTTCGCTTTTTCGTCCAGCGTATTTCTCAATTTTTCCAAGGCAGGCAAAGTATCTTTCACCACTTTCGTGTAAGCTGCGATGTGCATTGCCGTTGGATAAGTGTCGTTGGAAGACTGGGATTTGTTTACATCATCATTCGGGTGAACCAAAGTTTTCTCGCCAAGATTGCCGCCGTTCAAAACGTGAGATCTGTTGGCAACCACCTCGTTCACATTCATATTAGATTGTGTTCCAGAACCCGTTTGCCAGATCAC belongs to Chryseobacterium sp. KACC 21268 and includes:
- a CDS encoding ABC transporter ATP-binding protein: MITINNLSKVYENKKVLSIESLDFQKGQTIGLVGNNGAGKTTLFSLILDLIETTSGFVAIDQEKVNESENWKNKVGAFIDETFLIGYLTPEEYFYFLGELRGQTKIQVDEFLKNFNDFFNGEILNAKKYIRDLSKGNMKKVGIIGALIGTPQIIILDEPFANLDPSTQIKLKNLIRDWSKNSDSTFLISSHDLAHTTEVCERIVVINKGELVRDIQTSPETLRDLEQYFADQVSVN
- the fumC gene encoding class II fumarate hydratase, producing MSFRIEKDTMGDVQVPAEKFWGAQTERSRNNFKIGPEGSMPREIIDAFAYLKKAAAFTNAELGVLDQEKRDLIGKVCDEILEGKLYDEFPLVIWQTGSGTQSNMNVNEVVANRSHVLNGGNLGEKTLVHPNDDVNKSQSSNDTYPTAMHIAAYTKVVKDTLPALEKLRNTLDEKAKKFQNIVKIGRTHLMDATPLTLGQEFSGYVAQLDYAKKAIHNTLDHLKELALGGTAVGTGLNTPKGYDVLVAKYIADFTGLPFVTAPNKFEALAAHDGIVESHGALKQLAVSLYKIAQDIRLLASGPRSGIGEIHIPENEPGSSIMPGKVNPTQNEAITMVCAQVLGNDTTISFAGTQGNYELNVFKPVMAYNFLQSAQLLADAMISFNDHCAVGIEPNEPRIKELVDKSLMLVTALNTHIGYENAAKIAKTAHKNGTTLKEEAVNLGLLTAEQFDEWVKPEDMVGSLK
- a CDS encoding DUF5687 family protein, translated to MLQRFIKLEFKSFFRSSSLATNVIIKIFQLLGMLYMLAMFVFIAFGAYYFPKKELHIDPVLVISRFLIYWLVADLFLRYFFQQMPTQNIKPFLTMNIKKSTLVNYMIGKTFSSFFSWGGLFIYIPLLVILLYNGHSVLGSFAWIFAIIILSFCSNFLNILLNGKDAVVWIIGIILVVFAGLDYYKIISLSSFSELIFTKFYHHWWTIIGPILLMLIGFFIVKKFIKENFYLDKGLEMKQEVGKTESIQFLNKYGVLGTFINNDIRMIKRSKAAKSIALGSFLFLFYGLLLFSSPTYKTAYMQLFMGLFVTGGFLFMFGQRVPSFDSSYYPLMMTLNVPYKEYLRAKWWLIVSAVAVSMVVAIAYAFVSWELYFTFLAGGLYSIGVNSQIVLLSGAYNKNPIDLNARGKSIGKKNNFSFKSILMILPQMVLPMAVFAGTKYLFGTTAAVASLGFLGLIGFLFREKFFDFIVKLYKKEKYSTIKAFKGN